The Rhopalosiphum maidis isolate BTI-1 chromosome 1, ASM367621v3, whole genome shotgun sequence genome has a segment encoding these proteins:
- the LOC113560808 gene encoding N-acetylgalactosaminyltransferase 7, with amino-acid sequence MSLRFRIIQLKRNKFAKISIGTFVILLLLLALYKRSESIQNSHESTLPRNSRFSNQIPIYRDQILGNFEYSTSTNKPGPGEKGKAHHVPSDRENEALQSLSEYGMNMACSDDISLNRSIPDHREEECKYWTYPEQLPRTSVIIVFHNEGWSSLLRTVHSILNRTPPQFLEEILLVDDFSNKENLKKKLEYYIERFNGKVRLIRNSEREGLIRTRSKGASNARGEVILFLDAHCEVGYNWLPPLIAPIARDRKIMTVPVIDGIDHNTWEYRPVYEKDHLFRGIFEWGMLYKEIEIPAKEERKRIYKSEPYKSPTHAGGLFAIDRNYFLELGAYDPGLLVWGGENFELSFKIWQCGGSIEWVPCSRVGHVYRGFMPYNFGELGKKVKGPLITYNYKRVIETWFDNKHKEFFYTREPLARYLDMGDISKQLELKDKLQCKDFSWFMENVAYDVYTKFPELPPNLYWGELRNIGKTTCLDTRGHQPPSLIGLELCHGQGNNQLFRLNTKGQLSVGERCIFADRQNVKLVVCPLGTVDGPWQYESTNKLLLHSITRKCLSVHPSSDQVILTPCDSNNANQQWLFKQIVPSWTN; translated from the exons ATGTCTCTAAGATTTAGAATTATTCAGCTAAAGCGCAATAAATTTGCCAAAATTAGTATTGGAACTTttgttatcttattattactattggcTTTATATAAACGTTCAGAAAGTATACAAAACTCACATGAATCAACACTTCCTAGAAATTCTAGATTTTCAAATCAG atACCAATTTATCGTGATCAAATCCTTGGTAATTTTGAGTATTCTACTTCTACTAATAAGCCCGGTCCTGGTGAAAAAGGTAAAGCTCATCATGTACCAAGTGACAGAGAAAATGAAGCATTACAGTCTCTATCCGAATATGGCATGAACATGGCTTGCTCAGACGATATCTCTCTAAATAGATCAATTCCAGATCACCGCGAAGAAGa ATGTAAATATTGGACTTATCCAGAACAATTGCCACGCACTagtgtaataatagtatttcatAATGAAGGTTGGTCATCTTTATTAAGAACTGTACATAGTATTCTTAATAGAACTCCACCTCAATTTTTAGAAGAAATTCTTTTGGTTGATGACTTTAGTAATAAag aaaatttaaaaaaaaaattagaatattatattgaacgaTTTAATGGTAAAGTAAGATTAATAAGAAATTCTGAACGCGAAGGACTGATTAGAACAAGATCAAAGGGTGCTTCAAATGCTAGGGGGgaagttattttattcttagatGCTCATTGCGAAGTTGGATACAATTGGTTACCACCATTAATAGCACCGATTGCCCGAGATAG aAAAATTATGACAGTACCTGTGATTGATGGAATTGATCATAATACTTGGGAGTATCGTCCAGTTTACGAAAAAGATCATTTATTTCGTGGTATTTTCGAATGGGGCATGCTATATAAAGAAATTGAAATACCTGCTAAAGAAGAACGAAAACGAATTTACAAAAGTGAaccttataa gtCCCCAACTCATGCAGGTGGTCTTTTCGCCAttgatagaaattattttctagaaCTAGGAGCATATGATCCTGGGCTACTTGTTTGGGGAGGagaaaattttgaattgtcGTTTAAA attTGGCAATGTGGTGGAAGCATTGAGTGGGTTCCATGTTCTCGGGTTGGACATGTTTACCGTGGATTTATGCCATATAATTTTGGAGAACTTGGCAAGAAGGTCAAAGGACCTTTAATAACATAT aatTACAAACGTGTAATTGAAACATGGTttgataataaacataaagaatttttttatactcgtGAACCATTAGCACGTTACTTAGATATGGGTGATATATCTAAACAATTGGAATTAAAAGATAAACTGCAATGTAAGGATTTTTCATGGTTCATGGAAAATGTTGcatatgatgtatatacaaAGTTTCCTGAACTTCCCCCAAATCTATACTGGGGAGaa TTACGAAATATTGGCAAAACTACTTGCTTAGATACTAGAGGTCATCAACCACCATCATTAATAGGTTTAGAGTTGTGTCATGGACAAGGAAATAATcag CTTTTTAGATTGAATACAAAAGGACAGCTTAGTGTTGGTGAACGTTGTATTTTTGCTGATagacaaaatgtaaaattagttgtaTGTCCATTAGGAACTGTTGATGGGCCATGGCAATATGAAtcc acTAACAAGTTATTACTACATTCAATAACAAGAAAGTGTCTTAGTGTTCATCCATCATCTGATCAAGTTATATTAACACCCTGTGATTCTAATAATGCTAATCAACAGtggttatttaaacaaattgtacCAAGTTGgacaaattaa
- the LOC113560493 gene encoding uncharacterized protein LOC113560493, which translates to MMIYYFEDMWIGRPNRRNGRRPPIFSINMWNFYESVIQDLPRTNNSVEGWHDAFNAALGANHVSIWKFIRFLKKEQVLQEVRLEKRLSEESSPPRRKKYNDHDIKIKKIVENWSKIPTVQYLRGLSYNI; encoded by the exons atgatgatttattattttgaggaTATGTGGATCGGACGTCCCAATCGTCGAAATGGTCGACGCCCGCCAATATTTAGTATCAATATGTGGAATTTCTATGAATCAGTAATACAGGATCTTCCGCGCACGAATAATTCGGTAGAAGGATGGCATGATGCTTTCAATGCAGCACTTGGAGCAAACCATGTTTCAATATGGAAATTCATACGCTTCTTAAAAAAAGAACAAGTGTTACAagag GTTCGATTGGAAAAACGATTATCGGAAGAATCAAGTCCACCACGCCGTAAAAAGTACAACGatcatgatataaaaataaaaaaaattgtggaaAATTGGTCAAAAATACCAACAGTTCAATATTTAAGGGGTTTATCttacaatatttag